One Streptomyces coeruleorubidus DNA segment encodes these proteins:
- a CDS encoding SDR family NAD(P)-dependent oxidoreductase gives MTTALITGSTAGIGAAFARRLAADGHNLVLVARDTKRLREQATELHDRHGIEAEVLTADLAEDKGIESVADRLGDRKNPVDLLVNNAGFGNKGRYLDVPMADELRMLKVHCEAVLRLTSAATEAMRERGRGGVVNVASVAAFVPRGTYGASKAWVVQFSQGAARDLAGSGVRLMALCPGFVRTEFHERAGMGTDNIPGWMWLDADKLVAAALHDLARGKTLSIPDPRYKALMGAAKLVPRGVLGAVSSRTGRKYGPQ, from the coding sequence ATGACAACGGCTCTGATTACGGGATCGACGGCAGGCATCGGGGCCGCGTTCGCGCGGCGACTGGCGGCGGACGGGCACAACCTCGTGCTGGTGGCCCGCGACACCAAGCGGCTGAGGGAGCAGGCGACCGAGCTGCACGACCGGCACGGCATCGAGGCGGAGGTGCTGACGGCCGACCTCGCCGAGGACAAGGGCATCGAGTCGGTGGCCGACCGGCTGGGCGACCGCAAGAACCCCGTCGACCTGCTGGTCAACAACGCCGGCTTCGGCAACAAGGGCCGCTATCTCGACGTCCCCATGGCAGACGAGCTGCGGATGCTGAAGGTGCACTGCGAGGCGGTGCTGCGGCTGACGTCGGCGGCGACGGAGGCCATGCGGGAGCGCGGCCGCGGCGGTGTCGTGAACGTCGCGTCGGTGGCCGCGTTCGTCCCGCGGGGCACCTATGGCGCGTCCAAGGCCTGGGTCGTGCAGTTCTCCCAGGGCGCCGCGCGTGACCTGGCCGGCAGCGGAGTACGGCTGATGGCGCTGTGCCCCGGTTTCGTGCGCACCGAGTTCCACGAGCGGGCCGGCATGGGCACGGACAACATCCCGGGCTGGATGTGGCTCGACGCGGACAAGCTGGTCGCGGCGGCACTGCACGACCTGGCGCGCGGCAAGACGCTGTCCATTCCGGACCCGCGCTACAAGGCGCTGATGGGGGCGGCGAAGCTGGTGCCGCGGGGGGTGCTGGGGGCGGTTTCGTCCAGGACGGGGCGGAAGTACGGTCCGCAGTAG
- the groL gene encoding chaperonin GroEL (60 kDa chaperone family; promotes refolding of misfolded polypeptides especially under stressful conditions; forms two stacked rings of heptamers to form a barrel-shaped 14mer; ends can be capped by GroES; misfolded proteins enter the barrel where they are refolded when GroES binds) — MAKILKFDEDARRALERGVNKLADTVKVTIGPKGRNVVIDKKFGAPTITNDGVTIAREVEIEDPYENLGAQLVKEVATKTNDIAGDGTTTATVLAQALVREGLKNVAAGASPAALKKGIDAAVAAISEDLLSSARPIDEKSDIAAVAGLSAQDQQVGELIAEAMDKVGKDGVITVEESNTFGLELDFTEGMAFDKGYLSPYFVTDQERMEAVLDDPYILITQGKISSIADLLPLLEKVIQSNSSKPLLIIAEDVEGEALSTLVVNKIRGTFNAVAVKAPGFGDRRKAMLQDMAVLTGATVVSEEVGLKLDQVGLDVLGSARRVTVTKDDTTVVDGAGKTEDVHGRVAQIKAEIETTDSDWDREKLQERLAKLAGGVCVIRVGAATEVELKERKHRLEDAISATRAAVEEGIVSGGGSALVHAAKVLEGSLGKTGDEATGVAVVRRAVVEPLRWIAENAGLEGYVITSKVAELDKGQGFNAATGEYGDLIKAGVIDPVKVTRSALENAASIASLLLTTETLVVEKKEEEEPAAAGHGHGHAH, encoded by the coding sequence ATGGCGAAGATCCTGAAGTTCGACGAGGACGCCCGTCGCGCCCTCGAGCGCGGCGTCAACAAGCTTGCCGACACGGTCAAGGTGACGATCGGCCCCAAGGGCCGCAACGTCGTCATCGACAAGAAGTTCGGCGCCCCCACCATCACCAACGACGGTGTCACGATCGCCCGCGAGGTGGAGATCGAGGACCCGTACGAGAACCTCGGTGCCCAGCTGGTCAAGGAGGTGGCGACCAAGACCAACGACATCGCGGGTGACGGTACGACCACCGCGACCGTGCTCGCCCAGGCGCTCGTGCGCGAGGGCCTGAAGAACGTCGCCGCCGGTGCCTCCCCGGCCGCCCTGAAGAAGGGCATCGACGCCGCCGTCGCCGCGATCTCCGAGGACCTGCTGTCCTCCGCACGCCCGATCGACGAGAAGTCCGACATCGCCGCCGTCGCCGGGCTGTCCGCCCAGGACCAGCAGGTCGGCGAGCTCATCGCCGAGGCGATGGACAAGGTCGGCAAGGACGGTGTCATCACCGTCGAGGAGTCCAACACCTTCGGTCTGGAGCTGGACTTCACCGAGGGCATGGCCTTCGACAAGGGCTACCTGTCGCCGTACTTCGTGACGGACCAGGAGCGCATGGAGGCCGTCCTGGACGACCCGTACATCCTCATCACGCAGGGCAAGATCTCCTCCATCGCGGACCTGCTGCCGCTGCTGGAGAAGGTCATCCAGTCCAACTCCTCCAAGCCGCTGCTGATCATCGCCGAGGACGTCGAGGGCGAGGCCCTGTCGACCCTCGTCGTGAACAAGATCCGCGGCACCTTCAACGCCGTCGCGGTGAAGGCCCCCGGCTTCGGCGACCGCCGCAAGGCGATGCTCCAGGACATGGCGGTCCTCACGGGCGCCACGGTCGTCTCCGAGGAGGTCGGCCTCAAGCTCGACCAGGTCGGTCTGGACGTCCTCGGCTCCGCCCGCCGCGTCACCGTCACCAAGGACGACACCACGGTCGTCGACGGCGCCGGCAAGACGGAGGACGTGCACGGCCGCGTCGCCCAGATCAAGGCCGAGATCGAGACCACCGACTCCGACTGGGACCGCGAGAAGCTCCAGGAGCGCCTCGCGAAGCTGGCCGGCGGCGTGTGCGTCATCCGCGTGGGTGCCGCCACCGAGGTCGAGCTCAAGGAGCGCAAGCACCGTCTGGAGGACGCCATCTCCGCGACCCGCGCCGCGGTCGAGGAGGGCATCGTCTCCGGTGGTGGCTCCGCCCTGGTCCACGCCGCCAAGGTCCTCGAGGGCAGCCTCGGCAAGACCGGCGACGAGGCCACCGGTGTCGCGGTCGTCCGCCGCGCGGTCGTCGAGCCGCTGCGCTGGATCGCCGAGAACGCCGGCCTGGAGGGCTACGTCATCACCTCCAAGGTCGCCGAGCTCGACAAGGGCCAGGGCTTCAACGCCGCCACCGGCGAGTACGGCGACCTGATCAAGGCCGGCGTCATCGACCCGGTGAAGGTCACCCGTTCCGCCCTGGAGAACGCCGCCTCCATCGCCTCCCTCCTGCTCACGACCGAGACCCTGGTCGTCGAGAAGAAGGAAGAGGAGGAGCCGGCCGCCGCGGGCCACGGCCACGGCCACGCCCACTGA
- a CDS encoding WhiB family transcriptional regulator, whose translation MADFSRLPGPNADLWDWQLLAACRGVDSSLFFHPEGERGAARSARENSAKEVCMRCPVRAECAAHALAVREPYGVWGGLTEDEREELMGRARNRLVSASTSGGHAASNN comes from the coding sequence ATGGCAGATTTCTCCCGCCTTCCCGGACCGAACGCGGACCTATGGGACTGGCAGTTGCTGGCTGCCTGTCGCGGGGTGGACAGCTCGCTCTTCTTCCATCCGGAGGGCGAGCGCGGTGCGGCTCGGAGTGCTCGCGAGAACTCGGCCAAAGAGGTCTGCATGAGATGCCCTGTGCGCGCAGAGTGCGCCGCCCACGCGCTGGCGGTGCGTGAGCCGTACGGCGTGTGGGGCGGGCTGACCGAGGACGAGCGCGAAGAGCTGATGGGGCGGGCGCGCAACCGGCTGGTGTCGGCGTCGACATCTGGCGGGCACGCCGCCTCGAACAACTGA
- a CDS encoding ester cyclase, with the protein MTFVQLIECRTSRLDEMNRLMDRWVEQTKGKRTATHSVVAKDRADASHIVEIVEFPSYEEAMRNSGLPETDRIFQEMVALCDETPTFTDLDVVRDEQLNSATARRFFELAPGQGAAPAFNDVFIEGYHDHDPANAQDVIGLDAVRREVEVWRGGFDFSFTIEDQLAQGDRVCTRWTFHGRHKGDFLGIPPTGKDVTMTGTTIHRCTPDGKIAEGWWQYDRLGLMQQLGALDPLEL; encoded by the coding sequence ATGACGTTCGTACAGCTCATCGAATGCAGGACCAGTCGGCTCGACGAGATGAACCGGCTGATGGACAGATGGGTCGAACAGACCAAGGGAAAGCGGACCGCTACGCACAGTGTGGTGGCGAAGGACCGGGCCGACGCGTCGCACATCGTCGAGATCGTGGAGTTCCCGTCGTACGAGGAGGCGATGCGGAACTCCGGGCTTCCGGAGACCGACCGGATCTTCCAGGAGATGGTGGCGCTCTGCGACGAGACGCCGACGTTCACGGACCTGGACGTGGTGCGGGACGAGCAGCTGAACTCGGCCACCGCGCGCAGGTTCTTCGAGCTGGCGCCCGGGCAGGGTGCGGCGCCCGCGTTCAACGACGTGTTCATCGAGGGCTACCACGACCACGATCCCGCCAATGCGCAGGACGTCATCGGGCTGGACGCGGTGCGGCGCGAGGTGGAGGTCTGGCGAGGCGGGTTCGACTTCTCGTTCACGATCGAGGACCAGCTCGCGCAGGGCGACCGGGTGTGCACCCGGTGGACCTTCCACGGCAGGCACAAGGGCGACTTCCTCGGGATCCCGCCGACCGGGAAGGACGTCACCATGACCGGGACGACCATCCACCGGTGCACGCCGGACGGGAAGATCGCCGAGGGCTGGTGGCAGTACGACCGGCTGGGGCTGATGCAGCAGCTCGGGGCGCTGGACCCGCTGGAGTTGTGA
- a CDS encoding MOSC domain-containing protein, with the protein MKLLSVNLGRAKAVPYTDNPEGVTGIDKQPVDGPVRVSAPGPKGVGGSGLAGDAVCKLEHHGGDDQAVYAMAREDLDAWERELGRPLAHGAFGENLTTEGLDVSGARIGERWRVGSAVVLEVTCGRIPCRTFQGHLGEKHWVKRFTQRGAPGAYLRVIEPGEIRAGDPVEIVHRPEHDVTVALQFRAVTTERTLLPRLLAAGEALHPESLRLAREYAQKHGA; encoded by the coding sequence ATGAAGCTTCTGTCTGTGAATCTGGGCCGAGCCAAGGCTGTGCCGTACACGGACAACCCGGAGGGTGTGACCGGAATCGACAAGCAGCCGGTGGACGGGCCGGTGCGGGTGTCGGCGCCCGGGCCGAAGGGCGTCGGCGGGAGCGGGCTGGCCGGGGACGCGGTGTGCAAGCTGGAGCACCACGGCGGCGACGACCAGGCGGTCTACGCGATGGCGCGCGAGGACCTGGACGCGTGGGAGCGCGAGCTGGGCCGGCCCCTGGCGCACGGGGCGTTCGGCGAGAACCTCACGACCGAGGGCCTCGACGTCTCCGGGGCGCGGATCGGCGAGCGCTGGCGCGTCGGGTCCGCGGTGGTGCTGGAGGTCACCTGCGGGCGGATCCCGTGCCGCACGTTCCAGGGCCATCTGGGCGAGAAGCACTGGGTGAAGCGGTTCACGCAGCGGGGCGCGCCCGGGGCGTATCTGCGGGTGATCGAGCCCGGTGAGATCCGGGCGGGCGACCCCGTCGAGATCGTGCACCGGCCGGAGCACGACGTGACCGTGGCCCTCCAGTTCCGGGCGGTGACCACCGAGCGGACGCTGCTGCCGAGGCTGCTGGCGGCGGGCGAGGCGCTGCACCCGGAGTCGCTGAGGCTGGCGCGGGAGTACGCGCAGAAGCACGGGGCCTGA
- a CDS encoding response regulator transcription factor produces MTSVLVCDDSPLAREALRRAVATVPGVERVTTAANGEEVLRRWGADRSDLILMDVRMPGLGGVETVRRLLSADPGARIIMLTVAEDLDGVALAVAAGARGYLHKDASRAELRATVTQALADPTWRLAPRRLRSAEMGAAPTLTAREIQVLEGMSHGRSNAEIGRELFLSEDTVKTHARRLFKKLGASDRAHAVALGFRWGLVR; encoded by the coding sequence ATGACTTCCGTCCTCGTCTGCGACGACTCCCCGCTTGCCCGAGAGGCGCTCCGTCGCGCGGTCGCAACCGTGCCCGGCGTAGAGCGCGTGACGACGGCGGCCAACGGCGAGGAAGTCCTCCGCCGCTGGGGGGCCGACCGCTCGGACTTGATTCTGATGGACGTACGCATGCCCGGCCTGGGTGGCGTCGAGACGGTCCGGCGGCTGCTGTCCGCCGACCCCGGTGCGCGCATCATCATGCTCACCGTCGCCGAGGACCTGGACGGTGTTGCCCTCGCGGTCGCCGCCGGTGCCCGCGGCTATCTGCACAAGGACGCCTCCCGCGCGGAGCTCCGCGCGACGGTGACGCAGGCCCTGGCCGACCCGACCTGGCGGCTCGCCCCGCGCCGGCTGCGCTCGGCCGAGATGGGCGCCGCGCCGACGCTCACGGCGCGTGAGATCCAGGTCCTCGAAGGCATGAGCCACGGCCGCTCGAACGCGGAGATCGGCCGCGAGCTGTTCCTCTCCGAGGACACCGTCAAGACGCACGCCCGGCGCCTGTTCAAGAAGCTCGGCGCCTCGGACCGGGCCCACGCCGTGGCGCTCGGCTTCCGGTGGGGTCTCGTGCGCTAG
- a CDS encoding LysR family transcriptional regulator: MIEARHLRVLRAVAATGSFSAAGRELGCTQPAVSQQMKALEASVGTPLLIRTGREMRLTQAGEALVRHAAGILAGLTAAEEEVAAIAGLRAGRVRLVSFPSGSSTLVPTALAALRDAHPGTRVFLEEAEPPASVGMLREGDCDVALAFRYEGAAGAEEWEDLVVRPLLTDRLVALVPERHRLAGAQSVSIGELAREPWIAGCPRCRGQLVEVCAAAGFTPRIDFATDDYPAVAGLVGAGLGVAVLPQLAVESVRPRGVRAVTLEPAVRREIVALTLPDLAQVPAVAATLDQLARAGHR, from the coding sequence GTGATCGAAGCTCGTCATCTCCGTGTACTGCGCGCCGTCGCGGCCACCGGCTCCTTCTCCGCCGCGGGGCGCGAACTGGGCTGCACCCAGCCCGCCGTCAGCCAGCAGATGAAGGCCCTGGAAGCCTCCGTCGGCACTCCTTTGCTGATCCGCACGGGACGCGAGATGCGCCTGACCCAGGCCGGCGAGGCGCTGGTGCGGCACGCCGCCGGGATCCTCGCCGGGCTCACGGCCGCGGAGGAGGAGGTCGCCGCCATCGCCGGGCTGCGGGCCGGGCGGGTCCGGCTCGTCTCCTTCCCCAGCGGCAGCTCCACCCTCGTGCCGACGGCCCTCGCCGCGCTGCGCGACGCACACCCCGGCACCCGGGTCTTCCTGGAGGAGGCCGAACCGCCCGCGTCCGTCGGCATGCTGCGCGAGGGCGACTGCGATGTGGCGCTCGCCTTCCGCTACGAGGGGGCGGCGGGCGCCGAGGAGTGGGAGGACCTCGTCGTACGGCCGCTGCTGACGGACCGGCTCGTCGCACTGGTGCCGGAGCGGCACCGGCTCGCGGGCGCGCAGTCCGTCTCGATCGGCGAGCTCGCGCGGGAGCCGTGGATCGCGGGCTGCCCGCGCTGCCGCGGCCAGCTGGTCGAGGTGTGCGCGGCGGCCGGCTTCACCCCGCGCATCGACTTCGCGACCGACGACTACCCGGCGGTCGCCGGCCTGGTGGGCGCCGGTCTCGGCGTGGCCGTGCTGCCCCAGCTGGCCGTCGAGTCCGTACGGCCCCGGGGGGTACGGGCCGTGACGCTGGAACCGGCGGTGCGCCGGGAGATCGTCGCGCTCACCCTGCCCGACCTCGCACAGGTCCCGGCGGTGGCGGCGACGCTCGACCAACTGGCACGGGCGGGCCACCGCTAG
- a CDS encoding sigma-70 family RNA polymerase sigma factor has protein sequence MRDDEAVNAQGAIGALVHRAVDGDEQATHDLLAHVHPLALRYCRTRLSRLPGDARHFVEDLAQEVCVAVLLALPRYRDTGRPFEAFVFAIAAHKVADLQRAAMRHPGSTAVPSDEMPERPDDSLGPEERALLSSDAEWAKKLLANLPENQRELLLLRIAVGLTAEETGQMLGMSPGAVRVAQHRALSRLRALAEQ, from the coding sequence ATGCGCGACGACGAGGCGGTCAATGCCCAAGGGGCGATCGGCGCGCTCGTCCACCGCGCCGTCGACGGGGACGAGCAGGCCACGCACGACCTGCTCGCCCATGTCCACCCTCTGGCCTTGCGCTACTGCCGTACGCGTCTGTCCCGCCTCCCGGGCGACGCCCGGCACTTCGTGGAGGACCTCGCCCAGGAGGTCTGCGTGGCGGTGCTTCTCGCGCTGCCCCGCTACCGGGACACCGGGCGTCCCTTCGAGGCGTTCGTCTTCGCCATCGCCGCGCACAAGGTCGCCGACCTCCAGCGCGCGGCGATGCGGCACCCGGGCTCGACGGCCGTCCCCTCGGACGAGATGCCCGAGCGGCCCGACGACTCCCTGGGCCCGGAGGAGCGCGCCCTGCTGAGCAGCGACGCGGAGTGGGCCAAGAAACTCCTGGCCAACCTGCCCGAGAACCAGCGGGAGCTGCTGCTGCTGCGGATCGCGGTGGGGTTGACGGCGGAGGAGACGGGTCAGATGTTGGGAATGTCACCCGGCGCGGTCCGTGTGGCCCAGCACCGGGCACTGAGCAGGCTGAGGGCGCTCGCTGAGCAGTAG